The Thunnus thynnus chromosome 22, fThuThy2.1, whole genome shotgun sequence genome includes a window with the following:
- the LOC137175166 gene encoding mucin-2-like, with the protein MDNSSDSTHGSKYIYSSWGNNIQQSPTKAQSSQALTMVEVTSPSSNSTVVNTAVPSDTPSASENETTMFTTLRSAENTDIVNPPINILSTAAPTTPKASDVTDHSTPTSIPHLSQTDPSTSALTFPDKTQTEGPNLTFTKLSNVSKTVTSLNSSALMNFKTINSTLSSSATEITSESTGKQSNSVTRATVATKPNTSPTQNTLSVTTISDLTSAQTTPFEAKPIHTTITSSSQQQITESEPAVSSTTPLQTVVSTTMHSTTITHRAPLTDQSNNVLTETAATPPAQASTKFVTTDPVITQSSPSVATTSVTTRHPILSTKYTTTPKQTKASLASATTTTPMQSMVFTSVRTQLTPVQIPTSTTSASITSPTHIPSPTTTRQTTPPTRVYIETPTPIKILTTNFATTLTTVSVATVSKTTPTEIIPTTSHTTEPDGVTPMTTSAILPHSTSSTSSVETEFTTTPTESKREGTTATEIRVVTTQSSTPTQSPTSVITELVNSQTSSSSTIALPTTEQPTQPTTSIARFTRTPTESTTNPNTTPAVEAAIPLTNVTAVSSESPTSSTSTKTSSPNSELVAPVSTLTMTQTTGLEIITLTAPSAEATDCKSKYWNNNNSQHNTNTPWISDYINTNSTIHGKCIPNTNKRVCRNNIHSNTNATNFTHNRIVNNINTNYTICNITTTNINTNYTICGNIAANYSCNHRISNSSTKYSICNNGASNIYIINNGTIHSCKTKYWNNNNSQHNTNTPWISDYINTNSTIHGKCIPNTNKRVCRNNIHSNTNATNFTHNRIVNINTNYTICNITTTNINTNYTICGNIAANYSCNHRISNSSTKYNICNNRASNIYIINNGTIHSCKTKYWNNNNSQHNTNTSWISKFTNTNYNGANNTN; encoded by the exons ATGGACAACTCCAGTGACTCCACCCACGGAAGCAAATACATTTACTCCAGCTGGGGAAACAACATCCAGCAAA GCCCAACCAAAGCTCAGTCTAGCCAAGCTCTGACAATGGTTGAGGTCACTTCCCCTTCATCCAACTCAACTGTGGTAAATACAGCGGTACCCAGTGACACCCCTTCAGCATCAGAGAATGAAACTACCATGTTTACAACCCTGAGGTCTGCAGAAAATACAGACATTGTTAATCCACCCATAAACATTCTTAGTACTGCTGCGCCAACCACACCCAAGGCTTCAGACGTCACAGATCACAGCACACCAACCAGCATTCCGCATTTATCACAAACTGATCCAAGTACATCAGCACTCACATTcccagacaaaacacaaacagagggGCCAAATTTAACCTTCACCAAATTAAGCAACGTATCTAAGACCGTAACATCATTGAATTCATCAGCCTTGATGAACTTCAAAACCATAAATTCAACTCTAAGTTCATCTGCAACAGAAATAACTTCTGAATCCACTGGAAAACAATCAAATTCAGTGACTCGTGCAACTGTAGCCACAAAACCCAACACATCACCAACACAAAATACTCTATCAGTGACAACAATTTCTGATCTAACTTCAGCACAAACAACACCATTTGAGGCAAAACCAATACACACAACTATCACTtcatcatcacaacaacaaatcactGAATCTGAGCCAGCAGTGTCTAGCACAACACCTCTGCAAACAGTCGTATCAACCACAATGCACTCTACAACAATAACTCACAGAGCACCTTTGACAGACCAGTCAAATAATGTGCTGACAGAAACCGCAGCTACACCACCAGCTCAAGCAAGTACCAAATTTGTGACAACGGACCCAGTCATAACACAGAGTTCACCATCTGTAGCCACAACATCAGTAACAACACGTCACCCTATTCTATCTACAAAGTACACTACAAcgccaaaacaaaccaaagcaTCATTGGCATCAGCAACTACAACCACACCTATGCAATCCATGGTATTTACATCTGTAAGAACACAATTAACTCCAGTACAAATTCCAACATCTACCACGTCGGCATCAATCACGTCACCAACACATATTCCATCACCCACAACAACAAGACAAACTACTCCACCCACAAGAGTTTACATAGAAACACCAACCCCAATTAAAATACTGACAACTAATTTTGCTACAACACTAACTACAGTATCTGTGGCAACAGTATCCAAAACAACACCAACAGAAATTATACCAACCACAAGTCATACCACAGAACCAGATGGGGTTACACCCATGACAACATCGGCTATCTTACCACATAGCACATCAAGTACATCATCTGTGGAAACAGAATTCACCACCACACCAACAGAAAGTAAAAGAGAAggaacaacagcaacagaaatcAGAGTTGTAACAACACAATCATCAACTCCAACACAAAGTCCAACATCTGTAATAACAGAATTGGTCAACTcccaaacatcatcatcatcaacaataGCACTGCCCACAACTGAACAACCAACACAACCTACTACCTCTATCGCAAGATTTACCAGAACACCAACAGAATCTACAACAAATCCCAACACAACACCAGCTGTTGAAGCCGCAATACCACTGACCAATGTAACTGCTGTATCATCAGAAAGTCCTACATCATCAACATCCACTAAAACTTCTTCACCAAACAGTGAGTTGGTGGCACCAGTATCTACCTTAACAATGACACAAACCACAGGACTTGAAATAATAACACTCACTGCACCATCAGCAGAGGCCACAGA TTGTAAATCAAAGTACTGGAACAACAACAATTCACAGCACAACACCAACACACCGTGGATCAGTGACTacatcaacacaaacagcacaatCCATGGGAAATGCATTCCCAACACAAACAAGAGGGTCTGTAGAAACAATATCCACAGCAACACCAATGCAACCAATTTCACCCACAACAGAATTGTTAACAACATCAATACAAACTACACCATCTGCAATATCACCAccacaaacatcaacacaaactaCACCATCTGTGGTAACATCGCAGCAAACTATAGTTGTAACCACAGGATCAGCAACTCCAGCACAAAGTACAGTATCTGTAACAACGGAGCCAGTAACATCTACATCATTAACAATGGTACCATCCACAGCTGTAAAACAAAGTACTGGAACAACAACAATTCACAGCACAACACCAACACACCGTGGATCAGTGACTacatcaacacaaacagcacaatCCATGGGAAATGCATTCCCAACACAAACAAGAGGGTCTGTAGAAACAATATCCACAGCAACACCAATGCAACCAATTTCACCCACAACAGAATTGTTAACATCAATACAAACTACACCATCTGCAATATCACCAccacaaacatcaacacaaactaCACCATCTGTGGTAACATCGCAGCAAACTATAGTTGTAACCACAGGATCAGCAACTCCAGCACAAAGTACAATATCTGTAACAACAGAGCCAGTAACATCTACATCATTAACAATGGTACCATCCACAGCTGTAAAACAAAGTACTGGAACAACAACAATTCACAGCACAACACCAACACATCGTGGATCAGTAAGTTCACCAACACAAACTACAATGGTGCTAACAACACAAATTAG
- the LOC137175167 gene encoding mucin-2-like has product MVSTTNKQISGRTMSVAAESTPTPQKITSTQTTSSVTIQPQPTYDKITVRRSTQIAIATTQSATPGQSTAYVTTSPASTSASLTTVPPAAAKQSPTPKHSRSTPTLIISSTIESTTTQTTPFLTPLQTTQTTVVTTQSTPAQGTASVTPESVRVPTLSTVSTVSLTEVSTNVSRTIHTTPTQSTPFVSKGISLQTTPFLTPLKTTIVTTQSTTSVQAIAPVKTESVRVPTLSAASTVSPTEASTNVSRTIHTTPTKSTRIVSEGKSMSTQTTPFLIPLQTTVVTTQSTTPVQTTASVMTESVRVPTLSAASTVSLTEVSTSASRTIHTTPTLSTPFVSKGISLQTTPFLTPLQSTVVTTQSRTPVQATASVTTESVKVPTLGAASTVSPTEALTNVSRTIHTTPTQSTPFVSEGKSMSTKTIPLLTPPQTTVVTTQSATPVEAIASVMTESVRVPTLSSASTISPTEASTNMSGPIHTTLTQSTPFVSEGKSIPIHTTPFLTPLQSTVVTTQSTTPVQAIASVTTESVRVPTVSTASAISPTEASTNVSRPIHTTLTQSTPFVSKGISTQSTPFLTPLQTTVVTTQSTTPVQATASGTTESVRVPTFSTASTLSPTETSTNVSRTIHTTLTESTPYVSEGIATQTTPFLTPLQTTQTTVVTTQSTTPVQATTSVMTESVRVPTLSAASTVSPTEVSTNVSRTIHTTQTQNTPFVSEGKSIPMQTTPFLTPVQTTVVTTQSKTPVQAIASVTTESVRLQTLSAASTVSPTEALTNVSRTIHTTPTQSTPFVSKGLSLQTTPFLTPLQTTAVTTQSRTPVQATASVTTESVRVPTLSAASTVSPTEASTNVLRTIHTTLTQSTPFVSKGKSIPMQTTPFLTPLQTTVVTAQSTIPVQATVSVTTESVRVPTLSAASTVSPTEASTNVSRPIHTTLTQSTLFVSEGKSISTQTTDSVTTAVQTTTLIATESIALKQTTASTTTHPVTSQTQGINYAATSLSTYVSPTSMTHSRESTKQPRTTSPAVISTTPQNPAPPITLSPYLSSASVNTQTGHSSVLPNTLPTDGSAVQTTQSTGIPSASLLQSVSSIPRNASGSTASNTTSLTTLHSTLTTPQAKRQTSVEMTSMSVSTDGTPTQSTGITVKGKVNSSFTDRPTNMTVTPTLSTAAPVSSNTTVATVLSSSLPSHGLVSQTTLSDSQKSVFQPVTAMIDTTEQKVDPTSVLLPRGNIVFFKYSPKIATVRPLVFDYPIVIRTTFTVSEEQQDEQNKQNSTNPNITTMIVN; this is encoded by the exons ATGGtttcaacaacaaataaacagatatcAGGCAGAACAATGTCTGTAGCAGCAGAATCAACTCCAACACCTCAAAAAATCACTTCAACACAAACTACATCATCTGTAACAATACAGCCACAACCTACATATGATAAAATAACAGTGAGAAGATCAACACAAATTGCAATTGCAACCACACAATCTGCAACTCCAGGACAAAGTACAGCATATGTGACAACTTCACCAGCATCTACATCAGCATCATTAACAACAGTACCACCTGCAGCTGCAAAGCAAAGCCCAACACCGAAACACAGTAGATCGACACCAACACTGATCATTTCATCTACAATAgaatcaacaacaacacaaactacACCATTCTTAACACCACTACAAACTACACAAACTACAGTTGTGACCACACAATCAACTCCAGCACAAGGTACAGCATCTGTAACACCAGAATCAGTCAGGGTACCAACACTCAGTACGGTTTCAACAGTATCACTTACAGAAGTATCAACTAATGTGTCAAGGACAATTCACACAACTCCGACACAAAGTACACCTTTTGTAAGCAAAGGTATATCATTACAAACTACACCATTCTTAACACCACTAAAAACTACAATTGTGACCACACAATCAACAACTTCAGTACAAGCTATAGCACCTGTAAAGACAGAATCAGTCAGGGTACCAACACTCAGTGCGGCTTCAACAGTATCACCTACAGAAGCATCAACTAATGTGTCAAGAACAATTCACACAACTCCAACAAAAAGTACGCGTATTGTAAGCGAAGGGAAATCTATGTCAACACAAACTACACCATTCTTAATACCACTACAAACTACAGTTGTGACCACACAATCAACAACTCCAGTACAAACTACAGCATCTGTAATGACAGAATCAGTCAGGGTACCAACACTCAGTGCAGCTTCAACAGTATCACTTACAGAAGTATCAACTAGTGCGTCAAGAACAATTCACACAACTCCGACACTAAGTACACCTTTTGTAAGCAAAGGTATATCATTACAAACAACACCATTCTTAACACCACTACAAAGTACAGTTGTGACCACACAATCAAGAACTCCAGTACAAGCTACAGCATCTGTAACAACAGAATCAGTCAAGGTACCAACACTTGGTGCGGCTTCAACAGTATCACCTACAGAAGCATTGACTAATGTGTCAAGAACAATACACACAACTCCAACACAAAGTACGCCTTTTGTAAGCGAAGGGAAATCTATGTCAACCAAAACGATACCATTATTAACACCACCACAAACTACAGTTGTGACCACACAATCAGCAACTCCAGTAGAAGCTATAGCATCTGTAATGACAGAATCAGTCAGGGTACCAACACTCAGTTCGGCTTCAACGATATCACCTACAGAAGCATCAACTAATATGTCAGGACCAATTCACACAACTCTGACACAAAGTACACCTTTTGTAAGTGAAGGGAAATCTATACCAATACACACTACACCATTCTTAACACCACTACAAAGTACAGTTGTGACCACACAATCAACAACTCCAGTACAAGCTATAGCATCTGTAACGACAGAATCAGTCAGGGTACCAACAGTCAGTACGGCTTCAGCGATATCACCCACAGAAGCATCAACTAATGTATCGAGACCAATTCACACAACTCTGACACAAAGTACACCTTTTGTAAGCAAAGGTATATCAACACAAAGTACACCATTCCTAACACCACTACAAACTACAGTTGTGACCACACAATCAACAACTCCAGTACAAGCTACAGCATCTGGAACGACAGAATCAGTCAGGGTTCCAACATTCAGTACAGCTTCAACATTATCACCTACAGAAACATCAACTAATGTGTCAAGAACAATTCacacaacactgacagaaaGTACACCTTATGTAAGCGAAGGTATAGCAACACAAACTACACCATTCTTAACACCACTACAAACTACACAAACTACAGTTGTGACCACACAATCGACAACTCCAGTACAAGCTACAACATCTGTAATGACAGAATCAGTCAGGGTACCAACACTCAGTGCGGCTTCAACAGTATCACCTACAGAAGTATCAACTAATGTGTCAAGAACAATTCACACAACTCAGACACAAAATACACCTTTTGTAAGTGAAGGAAAATCTATACCAATGCAAACGACCCCATTCTTAACACCAGTACAAACTACAGTTGTGACCACACAATCGAAAACTCCAGTACAAGCTATAGCATCTGTAACGACGGAATCAGTCAGGTTACAAACACTCAGTGCGGCTTCAACAGTATCACCTACAGAAGCATTGACTAATGTGTCAAGAACAATTCACACAACTCCGACACAAAGTACACCTTTTGTAAGCAAGGGTTTATCATTACAAACAACACCATTCTTAACACCACTACAAACTACAGCTGTGACCACACAATCAAGAACTCCAGTACAAGCTACAGCATCTGTAACAACAGAATCAGTCAGGGTACCAACACTCAGTGCGGCTTCAACAGTATCACCTACAGAAGCATCAACTAATGTGTTAAGAACAATTCACACAACTCTGACACAAAGTACACCTTTTGTAAGCAAAGGGAAGTCTATACCAATGCAAACTACACCATTCTTAACACCACTACAAACTACAGTTGTGACCGCACAATCAACAATACCAGTACAAGCTACAGTATCTGTAACGACAGAATCAGTCAGGGTACCAACACTCAGTGCAGCTTCAACAGTATCACCTACAGAAGCATCAACTAATGTGTCAAGACCAATTCACACAACTCTGACACAAAGTACACTTTTTGTGAGTGAAGGGAAATCTATATCAACACAAACTACAGACTCTGTCACAACAGCAGTACAAACTACCACACTGATAGCAACAGAATCCATAGCACTTAAACAAACCACAGCATCCACAACAACACATCCAGTCACATCACAAACTCAAGGTATTAATTATGCAGCAACCTCTTTGTCAACATATGTGTCACCAACATCAATGACACATTCCAGAGAGTCTACCAAGCAACCAAGAACAACATCTCCAGCTGTAATCAGCACCACTCCACAGAATCCAGCTCCACCCATCACACTCAGTCCATACTTAAGCAGTGCTTCAGTTAATACACAAACTGGACACTCATCAGTGCTTCCCAATACACTGCCAACTGATGGATCAGCAGTACAAACTACACAATCAACAGGCATCCCCTCTGCTTCACTACTGCAAAGTGTTTCATCTATCCCCCGCAATGCATCAGGTAGCACTGCTTCAAACACAACATCCCTTACAACATTGCATTCAACCCTTACAACACCTCAGGCCAAGAGGCAAACAAGTGTGGAGATGACCTCAATGTCTGTATCGACAGATGGGACACCTACCCAAAGTACAGGAATTACTGTCAAAGGAAAAGTGAACAGCTCTTTCACAGATAGACCAACAAACATGACAGTGACTCCAACATTGTCAACCGCTGCCCCTGTTTCATCAAATACTACAGTAGCAACAGTACTATCCAGCTCTTTGCCATCACATGGACTTGTGTCTCAGACCACATTATCTGACTCCCAAAAATCTGTCTTTCAGCCTGTGACAGCCATGATAGACACAACAGAGCAGAAAGTCGATCCTACTTCTGTTCTCTTACCTAGGGGAAATATAGTGTTTTTCAAATATAGTCCCAAAATTGCTACTGTGAGGCCCCTTGTGTTTGATTACCCAATTGTGATCCGGACCACATTCACAGTCTCTGAGGAGCAACAGGATGAACAGAACAAGCAGAACAGCACAA ATCCCAACATTACCACCATGATTGTGAATTAG
- the LOC137174395 gene encoding mucin-22-like isoform X1, translating into MAVGPILSTLLMLTVAYQLATTPAAAQMTTTVEPTTTNTGVTTTGGSTTTGGSSTTGASTTTGGLTTTEGSTTTAGGSTATGGSTTTEGSSTTAGGSTMTGGSTTTGGSSTTGASTTTGGLTTTGGSTTTGSSTTTEGSSTTAGGSTMTGGSTTTGGSSTTGASTTTGGLTTTGGSTTTGSSTTTEGSTTTTAGSTTTGSSTTTEGSTTTTAGSTTTGSSTTTEGSTTTASGSTTTGSSTTTEGSTTTAGGSTTTGSSTTTESSTTTTAGSTTTGSSTTTEGSTTTAGGSTTTGSSTTTESSTTTTAGSTTTGSSTTTEGSTTTTVGSTTTGSSTTTEGSTTTAGGSTTTGSSTTTEGSTTTAGGSTITGSSTTTEGSTTTASGSTTTGSSTITESSTTTTAGSTTTGSSTTTGGSTTTAGGSTTTGSSTTTRGSTTTAGGSTTTGSSITTEGPTTTAGRSTTTGSSTTTEGPTTTAGGSTTTGGSTTTAGGSTTTGRSTTTKGSTTTAGGSTSTGSSTTTGGSTTTEGSNTMTTTTTSTTTTAAPPPVVVLTATVVEPFVEELANNSSPEFQTLAAKVVAVYDLIYSAEYGAIFLRSFVIAFTPAVARTRMENTEAEVGIEFNQNASAAEIPDATDVAQTLVESVSNPNNTFNLTVEANSIQIVQRNTSTTAAPTLNTTTTATAANTTATAAAITTTAAAANTATTAAATTAATAANTTATAAGTTTTAAATTTATAATTTTTTATTTKTATTTTSITTTTATTPTTTTSVPTTTTTAEAITERRMTFSSDETFTSDLLNPSSAAFQNRSSLIKSELEPFYQNTFSSFRSLTVISFSAGSIINTLDLGFASTSVPNNTQIADVLVSAASNISAFNIDTTSISVDGTQVSSGVSHTTSLITASCLVLLSWLLSSQQ; encoded by the exons ATGGCTGTTGGACCAATCTTATCGACGTTGCTGATGCTTACAG TGGCCTATCAGCTTGCTACTACACCAGCTGCGGCACAAATGACCACAACTGTtgaaccaacaacaacaaacactggaGTCACAACAACTGGGGGTTCAACTACAACTGGAGGATCATCTACAACTGGTGCATCAACTACAACTGGGGGTttaactacaactgagggatcaacaacaacagctggtgggtctACTGCGACTGGaggttcaactacaactgagggatcatcaacaacagctggtgggtctACCATGACTGGAGGTTCAACTACAACTGGAGGATCATCTACAACTGGTGCATCAACTACAACTGGGGGTTTAACTACAACTGgggggtctaccacaactggaagttcaactacaactgagggatcatcaacaacagctggtgggtctACCATGACTGGAGGTTCAACTACAACTGGAGGATCATCTACAACTGGTGCATCAACTACAACTGGGGGTTTAACTACAACTGgggggtctaccacaactggaagttcaactacaactgagggatcaactactacaactgcagggtctaccacaactggaagttcaactacaactgagggatcaactactacaactgcagggtctaccacaactggaagttcaacaacaactgagggatcaacaacaacagctagtgggtctaccacaactggaagttcaactacaactgagggatcaacaacaacagctggtgggtctaccacaactggaagttcaactacaactgagtcatcaacaactacaactgcagggtctaccacaactggaagttcaactacaactgagggatcaacaacaacagctggtgggtctaccacaactggaagttcaactacaactgagtcatcaacaactacaactgcagggtctaccacaactggaagttcaactacaactgagggatcaactactacaactgtagggtctaccacaactggaagttcaactacaactgagggatcgacaacaacagctggtgggtctaccacaactggaagttcaactacaactgagggatcaacaacaacagctggtgggtctaccataactggaagttcaactacaactgagggatcaacaacaacagctagtgggtctaccacaactggaagttcaactataACTGAGTcatcaacaactacaactgcagggtctaccacaactggaagttcaactacaactgggggatcaacaacaacagctggtgggtcgaccacaactggaagttcaactacaaccaGGGGATCAACTacaacagctggtgggtctaccacaactggcaGTTCAATTACAACTGAGGgaccaacaacaacagctggtaggtctaccacaactggaagttcaactacaactgagggaccaacaacaacagctggtgggtctACTACAACCGggggatcaacaacaacagctggtgggtctaccacaactggaagatCAACTACAACTaagggatcaacaacaacagctggtggttCTACatcaactggaagttcaactacgaCTGGAGGATCAACTACAACTGAAGGATCAAATACAatgactactactactacttctactactactactgcagctCCCCCACCAGTTGTAGTTCTCACGGCAACCGTGGTAGAACCATTTGTAGAGGAACTTGCTAATAACAGCAGTCCAGAATTTCAAACTCTTGCCGCAAAAGTTGTAGCAGTG TATGATTTAATCTACAGTGCAGAATATGGTGCGATTTTCCTCCGCAGTTTCGTCATAGCGTTTAC ACCAGCTGTAGCCAGAACACGAATGGAAAACACTGAAGCAGAAGTGGGGATTGAGTTCAATCAAAATGCTTCAGCTGCAGAAATACCAGATGCTACTGATGTTGCACAAACCTTAGTAGAATCAGTGTCTAACCCCAACAATACCTTCAACCTCACTGTTGAAGCCAACTCCATCCAAATAGTTC aaagAAATACTTCAACAACTGCAGCCCCCACTTTAAATACCACAACTACTGCTACTGCAGCtaatactactgctactgctgctgcaataacaactactgctgctgcagctaatactgctactactgctgcCGCAACAactgctgctactgcagctaatactactgctactgcagctggtactactactactgctgctgcaacaaCCACCGCTACTGcagctactactactactaccacagCAACAACTACCAAGACTGCAACTACAACAACCTCAATTACAACTACAACTGCAACGACTCCTACAACCACCACATCTGTACCTACAACCACTACAACTGCTGAAGCAATCACAGAAAGGCGGATGACTTTCAGCTCTGACGAGACATTTACAAGTGACTTGTTGAATCCATCATCGGCAGCATTTCAAAATCGATCCTCACTGATAAAATCAGAA CTTGAACCTTTCTACCAAAATACATTCTCTTCATTCCGCTCCTTGACAGTGATTTCATTCAG TGCTGGATCGATCATCAACACCTTAGACCTTGGGTTTGCATCCACATCTGTTCCTAATAACACTCAGATTGCAGATGTTTTGGTCAGTGCAGCCTCAAACATCTCAGCCTTCAACATTGACACCACATCTATTTCTGTGGATGGCACAC AAGTTTCAAGTGGAGTAAGTCACACAACCAGTCTCATCACTGCATCTTGCCTGGTGCTGCTGTCATGGCTACTGTCAAGTCAGCAATAA